One window from the genome of Mucilaginibacter ginsenosidivorans encodes:
- a CDS encoding porin family protein has product MKGTIFTAFVFFSLVSTSLFAQKATTSEDSLNNNMSKSATTIGGYGNVFYQRNSALQTSKINLERFVLFTGHKFNDKISFFSELEVEDAKVSGGEDGGEVAIEQAYLKFNLNANQYITAGLFLPRIGILNENHLPNTFNGNERNYVETFILPSTWRELGVGFYGSVNNLPLNYSFGLFNGLNSEGFEHGSGIREGRFEGRNASANNLAVTAAVQYSPGDFKFQVSGYYGGTVGVSKRKADSLGLNSGTFGTPVAIGEADIIYAHNGFEVRVLGTIVSIPDANKINQAYANNTPKTEYGAYAEIGYDLLHTFRNDHDKQLIVFVRDEKFNVNASVPSNGVSDGTLNQNHVVAGFTYLPTRNVAIKGDVRLVHTGAQNPDLVINPSPVAQPYQQNYNLVNLGVALSF; this is encoded by the coding sequence ATGAAAGGCACAATTTTTACTGCATTTGTATTTTTTTCGCTGGTATCAACCAGCCTGTTCGCTCAAAAAGCAACAACATCCGAGGATTCCCTGAATAATAATATGTCAAAGAGCGCTACCACCATAGGTGGTTATGGAAACGTATTTTACCAGCGCAATTCGGCTTTGCAAACCTCGAAGATCAACCTGGAGCGTTTTGTATTGTTCACCGGCCATAAATTCAACGATAAAATTTCCTTCTTTTCCGAACTGGAAGTTGAGGACGCCAAAGTATCAGGGGGCGAAGACGGCGGCGAAGTGGCCATTGAACAAGCATACCTCAAATTCAACCTGAATGCCAATCAATACATTACCGCAGGTTTGTTCCTCCCACGCATTGGCATCCTGAACGAGAACCATTTGCCTAATACATTCAACGGCAACGAACGCAATTATGTGGAGACCTTTATCCTGCCCTCTACCTGGCGCGAATTAGGTGTCGGATTCTACGGCAGTGTTAATAACCTGCCTTTAAACTACAGCTTTGGCTTGTTCAACGGGTTAAATTCCGAAGGTTTCGAACATGGCTCCGGCATCCGCGAGGGTCGCTTTGAGGGGCGCAACGCAAGCGCAAATAACCTGGCTGTGACAGCGGCGGTGCAGTATAGCCCCGGCGATTTCAAATTCCAGGTTTCAGGCTACTACGGGGGAACTGTTGGCGTAAGCAAACGCAAAGCCGATAGTCTCGGTCTTAATTCGGGCACCTTTGGCACACCCGTGGCCATCGGCGAAGCAGATATAATCTACGCTCACAACGGTTTTGAAGTAAGGGTTTTAGGTACGATAGTCTCGATCCCCGATGCGAATAAGATCAACCAGGCATACGCCAATAACACTCCTAAAACCGAGTATGGCGCTTACGCCGAAATTGGATATGACCTGTTGCACACCTTCAGAAATGACCATGACAAGCAACTGATCGTCTTCGTTCGTGATGAGAAGTTTAATGTGAATGCCTCTGTTCCCTCTAACGGCGTATCAGATGGCACCCTGAATCAGAACCATGTAGTGGCGGGATTTACATACCTCCCAACGCGCAACGTTGCTATCAAAGGCGACGTGCGTTTGGTCCACACCGGCGCGCAAAACCCCGATCTGGTCATTAATCCGAGCCCCGTCGCACAACCTTACCAGCAAAATTATAACCTGGTTAACCTGGGTGTTGCATTATCATTCTGA